The following are from one region of the Amycolatopsis lurida genome:
- a CDS encoding MFS transporter, with amino-acid sequence MTASTAPSKTTSAQTRRLAIGAGAGTSLEFFDFSIYTVASALVFPKVFFSGDTDPWFASFMSLTTYTIGYVVAPLGAIVMGWVGDRYGRRRAMLITFYLMGAATVLMGLLPGYATLGVAAPLLLVLLRLVHGFSRGGELGGASVLAVEHAPPSRRAAFGAFVALGSPLGALLANLAFVVIFYLPQGVITSWGWRIPFIAGAVVLAIGVWARRALEESPVFHELAASKLDKKIVKLPIWNVIRDNCGKLLLAAGANTGLNGVMFVLAGFMLSYAAGPAPKGLGLDIQDVLWCTLPGLALHAVTVVIGARLSDKLGRKPVMLASAVAVLAYMFLCSPSRGSARWPPGRWPSPSVSPSPGSCSAR; translated from the coding sequence ATGACAGCATCCACCGCTCCATCCAAGACCACCTCCGCCCAGACCCGCAGGCTCGCGATCGGCGCGGGCGCCGGAACCTCGCTGGAGTTCTTCGACTTCTCGATCTACACGGTCGCTTCCGCGCTGGTCTTCCCCAAGGTGTTCTTCTCCGGAGACACCGACCCTTGGTTCGCCTCGTTCATGAGCCTGACGACCTACACGATCGGCTACGTCGTCGCACCGCTCGGCGCGATCGTGATGGGCTGGGTGGGCGACCGCTACGGCCGCCGCCGCGCCATGCTCATCACCTTCTACCTCATGGGCGCCGCCACCGTCCTGATGGGACTCCTGCCCGGCTACGCCACGCTCGGTGTGGCCGCGCCGCTGCTGCTCGTCCTGTTGCGGCTGGTGCACGGCTTCTCGCGCGGCGGTGAACTGGGCGGGGCCTCGGTGCTCGCCGTGGAGCACGCGCCGCCATCGCGGCGGGCGGCGTTCGGCGCGTTCGTCGCACTGGGATCACCGCTGGGCGCACTCCTGGCGAACCTCGCGTTCGTGGTGATCTTCTACTTGCCGCAGGGCGTCATCACCAGCTGGGGCTGGCGGATCCCGTTCATCGCGGGCGCGGTCGTCCTGGCCATCGGTGTCTGGGCGCGGCGTGCCCTTGAGGAATCGCCCGTGTTCCACGAACTCGCGGCCAGCAAACTGGACAAGAAGATCGTCAAACTCCCGATCTGGAACGTCATCCGCGACAACTGCGGCAAACTGCTGCTCGCGGCGGGCGCGAACACCGGCCTCAACGGCGTCATGTTCGTCCTGGCCGGATTCATGCTCTCCTATGCCGCCGGCCCGGCGCCGAAGGGCCTCGGCCTGGACATCCAGGACGTGCTGTGGTGCACCTTGCCCGGCCTCGCGCTCCACGCGGTCACGGTCGTGATCGGCGCCCGGCTCTCCGACAAGCTGGGCCGCAAACCCGTGATGCTCGCCTCGGCCGTCGCGGTACTGGCCTACATGTTCCTCTGTTCCCCATCGCGCGGATCGGCACGCTGGCCGCCTGGACGCTGGCCATCGCCATCGGTTTCGCCCTCACCGGGTTCCTGTTCGGCCCGCTGA
- a CDS encoding response regulator transcription factor, translating into MVTTDSASGGETSPVVYIVDDDEAIRQSLVFLLESVGIQALVYPDGPTFLEEFDPGEPSVLIIDVRMPGLSGLQLQEKLVAREFPAPVIFCSAHGDIPMSVRALRLGAVDFLEKPYEPQRMLEVVQAQLVVASERFSAAACRKAVIERIGTLTPREREVLRLVIDGLPSQLIARRLGTSVKTVDVHRARIKAKTESESLGTLVRDVLQHQVTV; encoded by the coding sequence ATGGTCACCACCGATTCCGCATCCGGCGGCGAGACGTCGCCGGTGGTCTACATCGTCGACGACGACGAGGCCATCCGCCAATCCCTGGTGTTCCTGCTGGAGAGCGTCGGCATCCAGGCGCTCGTCTACCCGGACGGGCCGACGTTCCTGGAGGAGTTCGATCCCGGCGAGCCGAGTGTGCTGATCATCGACGTCCGGATGCCGGGGCTCAGCGGGTTGCAACTGCAGGAGAAGCTCGTCGCGCGCGAATTCCCGGCCCCGGTGATCTTCTGCTCCGCGCACGGCGACATCCCGATGTCGGTGCGGGCGCTGCGGCTGGGCGCCGTGGACTTCCTCGAGAAACCCTACGAGCCGCAGCGGATGCTGGAGGTCGTCCAGGCGCAGCTGGTGGTCGCGTCGGAGCGGTTCTCGGCGGCCGCATGCCGCAAAGCCGTCATCGAGCGGATCGGGACCCTGACCCCGCGCGAGCGGGAGGTGCTGCGGCTGGTGATCGACGGTCTGCCCAGCCAGCTGATCGCGCGCCGGCTGGGCACGAGCGTGAAGACCGTCGATGTGCACCGGGCCCGGATCAAGGCCAAGACCGAATCGGAGAGCCTCGGCACGCTGGTGCGCGACGTCCTGCAACACCAGGTCACCGTCTAG
- a CDS encoding nuclear transport factor 2 family protein, producing the protein MNDELTELRHRVEVLEAEAEIRRIQARYMFLCDTPCPEYGVTGDDHRIDLILELYAEDAVWEGVGEHYDGQFGRAAGKDRIRAHFARFWDEKRDPALVLNAHYLTSEQIHVDGGRAEGQWIHVQPWLYADGTGLLRSSRLNNAFRRHDGRWLITRPRTENVFIAPLPGGFASDFPASSVLMAPGSVPGP; encoded by the coding sequence ATGAACGACGAACTCACCGAACTGCGCCACCGCGTCGAGGTACTGGAGGCCGAGGCCGAGATCCGCCGGATCCAGGCCCGCTACATGTTCCTCTGCGACACGCCGTGCCCGGAGTACGGCGTCACCGGCGACGACCACCGCATCGACCTGATCCTCGAGCTGTACGCGGAGGACGCCGTCTGGGAGGGCGTCGGCGAGCACTACGACGGGCAGTTCGGGCGCGCGGCGGGCAAGGACCGGATCCGGGCGCATTTCGCACGATTCTGGGATGAGAAGCGGGATCCGGCGCTGGTCCTCAACGCCCACTACCTGACGTCGGAGCAGATCCACGTCGACGGGGGCCGGGCCGAGGGGCAATGGATCCACGTCCAGCCGTGGCTGTACGCCGACGGCACGGGACTCCTGCGATCCAGCAGGCTCAACAACGCGTTCCGGCGCCACGACGGCCGCTGGCTCATCACCCGCCCGCGCACCGAGAACGTCTTCATCGCCCCGCTGCCCGGCGGTTTCGCTTCGGACTTCCCGGCGTCGTCAGTGCTGATGGCGCCGGGCTCAGTGCCCGGTCCGTGA